Genomic window (Propionibacteriaceae bacterium ZF39):
TCGGCAAGAAGACCCCCGAGGGCGCGGTCGTCATCGACATCATCGGCTGAACGGGCCGAACGACTGACTCAGCCGGCCGGCGTACGGATCGTTCCGTCGGGATAGCGGGCGAACCGGCCGCTGTCGCGCGGATGCACCGGGTCGGCGACCGGGTGCTCCCAGCGCCCGAACACGCCGTTCTGATAATCAGTGAACGCCGCGATCAGGTCCTGCTTGGTGTTGCCGACGAACGGCCCGTGCTGCACGACGGGGGCGCCGATCGGGCGGCCCTGCAGAAGCAGGAAATGTACGCCGGCTTCCCCGGCGGTCACGTCCAGCGGCTGGGTCGGGTCCACGACCACACCGGTCTCGGACACCGTCTGCCCGTCGACCGTGAGTTCGCCGGAGTAGACATAGAGCGTACGCACGGCGCTGGCGTCGGCCACCGGAAGCGTGAGCGTCGCGCCGGCCTCGAGCTCGGCGTGCCAGATCGCGACGTGGCTGTCGGGTCGGGCCGCCCAGGAGGCGGGAGGCGGGGAAGGAGGCGTACTCCCCGCGAACTCACCGGCGACCACCTTCACCCGGGTTGTCCGCCCGGCATCGTCGGTCTGCTCGACGACCGGGGTCTCCTCGGCCCAGAGGATGGTGAAGTGGGCGTCGGCACCCTTGTCCTCCGGCGGCAGGTTGAGCCAGATCTGGAACAGATGCAGCGGATTCGGCTTGTCGTCGTGGACGAGGGGGAACATCTCGCAGTGGGATACGCCGCCA
Coding sequences:
- a CDS encoding pirin-like C-terminal cupin domain-containing protein, producing the protein MPAILQTFPLSGPWPGADPFLFTAHHLDHFPAGDERMAPRASLEGREIGQDFAGKDGWNMYHGSTVPGFPAHPHRGFETVTVVEEGLVDHTDSEGAEARYGRGDTQWLTAGGGVSHCEMFPLVHDDKPNPLHLFQIWLNLPPEDKGADAHFTILWAEETPVVEQTDDAGRTTRVKVVAGEFAGSTPPSPPPASWAARPDSHVAIWHAELEAGATLTLPVADASAVRTLYVYSGELTVDGQTVSETGVVVDPTQPLDVTAGEAGVHFLLLQGRPIGAPVVQHGPFVGNTKQDLIAAFTDYQNGVFGRWEHPVADPVHPRDSGRFARYPDGTIRTPAG